Proteins encoded in a region of the Carassius gibelio isolate Cgi1373 ecotype wild population from Czech Republic chromosome B5, carGib1.2-hapl.c, whole genome shotgun sequence genome:
- the LOC127957250 gene encoding rhotekin isoform X2: MMPIERLADMEEKLRILEDLNMIYIRQIALSLKDSDIQKKIDYEIRMREGACKLLAACSQRDQALEASKSLLTCNARIMAYMSELQRMKEAQVMQRVARRSSDAGPMDDRSPCKGKVAISDLRIPLMWKDTDYFKNKGELHRCAVFCLLQLGGEIFDTDMVMVDRTLTDICFDNTIVFNEAGPGFELRVELYSCCSEEDYSAGSTPRKLASKLSSSLGRSAGKKMRAALEPGACSATSNGGGATILLPVPSVQGPKYHLLAHTTLSLSHVQDSFRTHDLTITGNEECSYWLPLYGGVCCRLAAQPHCMTQQMMSGCLRVKLGGEPQGWTNVYGVLKGTNLFCYHQKEDMEAKVEPVLTIGINKETRIRAAEKDPHSKAQNICITNQYGGEEVTHTLAADSREDTQRWMEAFWQQFFDMSQWRQCCDDLMKIELPSPRKPAIVTPKQGSLYHEMVIDKSDDIGTVTDILARRIEEFELRAQLGSPPHWMALFDEDPPRSPHTLQHLPPHSPSPRLHSRQPRSPRCQRTPGLLSSNASLTSDSDSPASVSPCFRQAWSPVASSSSGRFRPRTLSLDAKLSTLRGRGYSGFRCNCQPPTASSVSPRPTQTALSCSSSTSSSSSSEGSNSQESDLGFSRPSGARRSLRILRAKLDPRNWLQSQV, translated from the exons GACAGCGACATCCAGAAGAAGATCGACTATGAGATCCGGATGCGTGAGGGTGCTTGTAAACTGCTGGCCGCATGTTCTCAGAGGGACCAGGCGCTGGAGGCCTCCAAGAGTCTCCTCACTTGCAACGCCCGCATCATGGCCTACATGTCAGAGCTGCAGCGCATGAAGGAGGCACAAGTCATGCAACGGGTCGCACGCAG GTCTTCTGATGCAGGTCCAATGGATGACCGATCCCCATGTAAAGGCAAAGTAGCCATTTCAG ATCTACGGATACCTCTGATGTGGAAAGAcacagattattttaaaaataaaggag AGCTGCATCGGTGCGCTGTGTTCTGTCTGCTTCAGCTGGGTGGAGAGATCTTTGACACAGACATGGTGATGGTGGACAGGACGCTGACAGATATCTGCTTTGACAACACAATAGTCTT TAATGAGGCCGGTCCAGGGTTCGAGCTGCGGGTGGAGCTGTACAGCTGTTGTTCAGAGGAGGACTACTCAGCAGGCAGCACACCGCGGAAGCTGGCCAGCAAGCTGAGCTCATCTCTGGGAAGGTCAGCAGGAAAGAAAATGAGGGCGGCCTTGGAGCCCGGAGCCTGCAGCGCCACTAGCAATGGAGGAGGAGCGACAATCCTGCTGCCTGTGCCCTCTGTACA GGGCCCCAAATATCATCTTTTGGCTCACACAACCCTCAGTCTCTCTCACGTCCAGGATAGCTTCCGCACACATGACCTCACCATCACGGGAAATG AGGAGTGTTCGTACTGGCTGCCTCTGTATGGCGGGGTATGCTGTCGTCTGGCCGCTCAGCCTCACTGTATGACACAACAGATGATGAGTGGCTGTCTGAGGGTAAAG CTTGGAGGTGAGCCACAAGGATGGACAAATGTCTACGGTGTTTTAAAAGGAACAAATCTCTTCTGTTATCATCAAAAAGAGGACATGGAGGCCAAAGTGGAGCCTGTCTTGACTATTGGGATTAACAAA GAGACAAGAATACGGGCCGCAGAGAAGGATCCTCACAGCAAGGCACAGAATATCTGTATCACTAACCAGTATGGAGGAGAGGAGGTGACGCACACACTCGCTGCAGACAGCAGAGAAGACACACAGCGCTGGATGGAGGCCTTCTGGCAGCAGTTTTTTGATATGA GCCAGTGGAGGCAGTGCTGTGATGACCTGATGAAGATTGAGCTGCCTTCCCCACGCAAGCCTGCCATAGTCACACCCAAGCAGGGCTCCCTGTACCATGAGATGG TTATTGACAAGTCTGATGACATCGGAACGGTCACTGACATCCTGGCCCGTCGTATTGAAGAGTTTGAGCTAAGGGCCCAGCTCGGATCTCCGCCTCACTGGATGGCCTTGTTTGATGAAGATCCCCCGAGATCCCCTCACACCCTTCAGCACCTGCCGCCCCACTCACCCAGTCCTCGCCTACACAGCCGCCAGCCCCGCAGCCCACGCTGCCAACGCACACCCGGCCTTCTCTCCTCCAACGCCAGCCTGACCTCAGACAGCGACAGTCCCGCCAGCGTCAGCCCCTGTTTCCGCCAGGCATGGTCCCCTGtcgcctcttcctcctcgggtCGCTTCCGCCCCCGTACCCTCTCCCTGGACGCCAAGCTCTCCACTCTGCGAGGTCGGGGCTACAGTGGCTTCCGGTGCAACTGCCAGCCGCCCACGGCCAGCTCTGTGTCTCCTCGCCCCACTCAGACTGCTCTGTCCTGCTCCAGTTCAACTTCCAGCAGCAGCTCCAGCGAGGGAAGCAACAGTCAAGAGTCAGACCTGGGCTTCTCTAGACCGTCTGGTGCACGCCGCAGCTTGAGGATCCTGAGAGCTAAGCTAGACCCCAGGAACTGGCTGCAGAGTCAGGTGTAG
- the LOC127957250 gene encoding rhotekin isoform X3, with translation MEIRRGKFRQSVFMETPQDSDIQKKIDYEIRMREGACKLLAACSQRDQALEASKSLLTCNARIMAYMSELQRMKEAQVMQRVARRSSDAGPMDDRSPCKGKVAISDLRIPLMWKDTDYFKNKGELHRCAVFCLLQLGGEIFDTDMVMVDRTLTDICFDNTIVFNEAGPGFELRVELYSCCSEEDYSAGSTPRKLASKLSSSLGRSAGKKMRAALEPGACSATSNGGGATILLPVPSVQGPKYHLLAHTTLSLSHVQDSFRTHDLTITGNEECSYWLPLYGGVCCRLAAQPHCMTQQMMSGCLRVKLGGEPQGWTNVYGVLKGTNLFCYHQKEDMEAKVEPVLTIGINKETRIRAAEKDPHSKAQNICITNQYGGEEVTHTLAADSREDTQRWMEAFWQQFFDMSQWRQCCDDLMKIELPSPRKPAIVTPKQGSLYHEMVIDKSDDIGTVTDILARRIEEFELRAQLGSPPHWMALFDEDPPRSPHTLQHLPPHSPSPRLHSRQPRSPRCQRTPGLLSSNASLTSDSDSPASVSPCFRQAWSPVASSSSGRFRPRTLSLDAKLSTLRGRGYSGFRCNCQPPTASSVSPRPTQTALSCSSSTSSSSSSEGSNSQESDLGFSRPSGARRSLRILRAKLDPRNWLQSQV, from the exons GACAGCGACATCCAGAAGAAGATCGACTATGAGATCCGGATGCGTGAGGGTGCTTGTAAACTGCTGGCCGCATGTTCTCAGAGGGACCAGGCGCTGGAGGCCTCCAAGAGTCTCCTCACTTGCAACGCCCGCATCATGGCCTACATGTCAGAGCTGCAGCGCATGAAGGAGGCACAAGTCATGCAACGGGTCGCACGCAG GTCTTCTGATGCAGGTCCAATGGATGACCGATCCCCATGTAAAGGCAAAGTAGCCATTTCAG ATCTACGGATACCTCTGATGTGGAAAGAcacagattattttaaaaataaaggag AGCTGCATCGGTGCGCTGTGTTCTGTCTGCTTCAGCTGGGTGGAGAGATCTTTGACACAGACATGGTGATGGTGGACAGGACGCTGACAGATATCTGCTTTGACAACACAATAGTCTT TAATGAGGCCGGTCCAGGGTTCGAGCTGCGGGTGGAGCTGTACAGCTGTTGTTCAGAGGAGGACTACTCAGCAGGCAGCACACCGCGGAAGCTGGCCAGCAAGCTGAGCTCATCTCTGGGAAGGTCAGCAGGAAAGAAAATGAGGGCGGCCTTGGAGCCCGGAGCCTGCAGCGCCACTAGCAATGGAGGAGGAGCGACAATCCTGCTGCCTGTGCCCTCTGTACA GGGCCCCAAATATCATCTTTTGGCTCACACAACCCTCAGTCTCTCTCACGTCCAGGATAGCTTCCGCACACATGACCTCACCATCACGGGAAATG AGGAGTGTTCGTACTGGCTGCCTCTGTATGGCGGGGTATGCTGTCGTCTGGCCGCTCAGCCTCACTGTATGACACAACAGATGATGAGTGGCTGTCTGAGGGTAAAG CTTGGAGGTGAGCCACAAGGATGGACAAATGTCTACGGTGTTTTAAAAGGAACAAATCTCTTCTGTTATCATCAAAAAGAGGACATGGAGGCCAAAGTGGAGCCTGTCTTGACTATTGGGATTAACAAA GAGACAAGAATACGGGCCGCAGAGAAGGATCCTCACAGCAAGGCACAGAATATCTGTATCACTAACCAGTATGGAGGAGAGGAGGTGACGCACACACTCGCTGCAGACAGCAGAGAAGACACACAGCGCTGGATGGAGGCCTTCTGGCAGCAGTTTTTTGATATGA GCCAGTGGAGGCAGTGCTGTGATGACCTGATGAAGATTGAGCTGCCTTCCCCACGCAAGCCTGCCATAGTCACACCCAAGCAGGGCTCCCTGTACCATGAGATGG TTATTGACAAGTCTGATGACATCGGAACGGTCACTGACATCCTGGCCCGTCGTATTGAAGAGTTTGAGCTAAGGGCCCAGCTCGGATCTCCGCCTCACTGGATGGCCTTGTTTGATGAAGATCCCCCGAGATCCCCTCACACCCTTCAGCACCTGCCGCCCCACTCACCCAGTCCTCGCCTACACAGCCGCCAGCCCCGCAGCCCACGCTGCCAACGCACACCCGGCCTTCTCTCCTCCAACGCCAGCCTGACCTCAGACAGCGACAGTCCCGCCAGCGTCAGCCCCTGTTTCCGCCAGGCATGGTCCCCTGtcgcctcttcctcctcgggtCGCTTCCGCCCCCGTACCCTCTCCCTGGACGCCAAGCTCTCCACTCTGCGAGGTCGGGGCTACAGTGGCTTCCGGTGCAACTGCCAGCCGCCCACGGCCAGCTCTGTGTCTCCTCGCCCCACTCAGACTGCTCTGTCCTGCTCCAGTTCAACTTCCAGCAGCAGCTCCAGCGAGGGAAGCAACAGTCAAGAGTCAGACCTGGGCTTCTCTAGACCGTCTGGTGCACGCCGCAGCTTGAGGATCCTGAGAGCTAAGCTAGACCCCAGGAACTGGCTGCAGAGTCAGGTGTAG
- the LOC127957250 gene encoding rhotekin isoform X4 yields MNNTKNQRDSDIQKKIDYEIRMREGACKLLAACSQRDQALEASKSLLTCNARIMAYMSELQRMKEAQVMQRVARRSSDAGPMDDRSPCKGKVAISDLRIPLMWKDTDYFKNKGELHRCAVFCLLQLGGEIFDTDMVMVDRTLTDICFDNTIVFNEAGPGFELRVELYSCCSEEDYSAGSTPRKLASKLSSSLGRSAGKKMRAALEPGACSATSNGGGATILLPVPSVQGPKYHLLAHTTLSLSHVQDSFRTHDLTITGNEECSYWLPLYGGVCCRLAAQPHCMTQQMMSGCLRVKLGGEPQGWTNVYGVLKGTNLFCYHQKEDMEAKVEPVLTIGINKETRIRAAEKDPHSKAQNICITNQYGGEEVTHTLAADSREDTQRWMEAFWQQFFDMSQWRQCCDDLMKIELPSPRKPAIVTPKQGSLYHEMVIDKSDDIGTVTDILARRIEEFELRAQLGSPPHWMALFDEDPPRSPHTLQHLPPHSPSPRLHSRQPRSPRCQRTPGLLSSNASLTSDSDSPASVSPCFRQAWSPVASSSSGRFRPRTLSLDAKLSTLRGRGYSGFRCNCQPPTASSVSPRPTQTALSCSSSTSSSSSSEGSNSQESDLGFSRPSGARRSLRILRAKLDPRNWLQSQV; encoded by the exons GACAGCGACATCCAGAAGAAGATCGACTATGAGATCCGGATGCGTGAGGGTGCTTGTAAACTGCTGGCCGCATGTTCTCAGAGGGACCAGGCGCTGGAGGCCTCCAAGAGTCTCCTCACTTGCAACGCCCGCATCATGGCCTACATGTCAGAGCTGCAGCGCATGAAGGAGGCACAAGTCATGCAACGGGTCGCACGCAG GTCTTCTGATGCAGGTCCAATGGATGACCGATCCCCATGTAAAGGCAAAGTAGCCATTTCAG ATCTACGGATACCTCTGATGTGGAAAGAcacagattattttaaaaataaaggag AGCTGCATCGGTGCGCTGTGTTCTGTCTGCTTCAGCTGGGTGGAGAGATCTTTGACACAGACATGGTGATGGTGGACAGGACGCTGACAGATATCTGCTTTGACAACACAATAGTCTT TAATGAGGCCGGTCCAGGGTTCGAGCTGCGGGTGGAGCTGTACAGCTGTTGTTCAGAGGAGGACTACTCAGCAGGCAGCACACCGCGGAAGCTGGCCAGCAAGCTGAGCTCATCTCTGGGAAGGTCAGCAGGAAAGAAAATGAGGGCGGCCTTGGAGCCCGGAGCCTGCAGCGCCACTAGCAATGGAGGAGGAGCGACAATCCTGCTGCCTGTGCCCTCTGTACA GGGCCCCAAATATCATCTTTTGGCTCACACAACCCTCAGTCTCTCTCACGTCCAGGATAGCTTCCGCACACATGACCTCACCATCACGGGAAATG AGGAGTGTTCGTACTGGCTGCCTCTGTATGGCGGGGTATGCTGTCGTCTGGCCGCTCAGCCTCACTGTATGACACAACAGATGATGAGTGGCTGTCTGAGGGTAAAG CTTGGAGGTGAGCCACAAGGATGGACAAATGTCTACGGTGTTTTAAAAGGAACAAATCTCTTCTGTTATCATCAAAAAGAGGACATGGAGGCCAAAGTGGAGCCTGTCTTGACTATTGGGATTAACAAA GAGACAAGAATACGGGCCGCAGAGAAGGATCCTCACAGCAAGGCACAGAATATCTGTATCACTAACCAGTATGGAGGAGAGGAGGTGACGCACACACTCGCTGCAGACAGCAGAGAAGACACACAGCGCTGGATGGAGGCCTTCTGGCAGCAGTTTTTTGATATGA GCCAGTGGAGGCAGTGCTGTGATGACCTGATGAAGATTGAGCTGCCTTCCCCACGCAAGCCTGCCATAGTCACACCCAAGCAGGGCTCCCTGTACCATGAGATGG TTATTGACAAGTCTGATGACATCGGAACGGTCACTGACATCCTGGCCCGTCGTATTGAAGAGTTTGAGCTAAGGGCCCAGCTCGGATCTCCGCCTCACTGGATGGCCTTGTTTGATGAAGATCCCCCGAGATCCCCTCACACCCTTCAGCACCTGCCGCCCCACTCACCCAGTCCTCGCCTACACAGCCGCCAGCCCCGCAGCCCACGCTGCCAACGCACACCCGGCCTTCTCTCCTCCAACGCCAGCCTGACCTCAGACAGCGACAGTCCCGCCAGCGTCAGCCCCTGTTTCCGCCAGGCATGGTCCCCTGtcgcctcttcctcctcgggtCGCTTCCGCCCCCGTACCCTCTCCCTGGACGCCAAGCTCTCCACTCTGCGAGGTCGGGGCTACAGTGGCTTCCGGTGCAACTGCCAGCCGCCCACGGCCAGCTCTGTGTCTCCTCGCCCCACTCAGACTGCTCTGTCCTGCTCCAGTTCAACTTCCAGCAGCAGCTCCAGCGAGGGAAGCAACAGTCAAGAGTCAGACCTGGGCTTCTCTAGACCGTCTGGTGCACGCCGCAGCTTGAGGATCCTGAGAGCTAAGCTAGACCCCAGGAACTGGCTGCAGAGTCAGGTGTAG
- the LOC127957250 gene encoding rhotekin isoform X5: protein MFCRNQTARATIARGSALEMEIRRGKFRQSVFMETPQDSDIQKKIDYEIRMREGACKLLAACSQRDQALEASKSLLTCNARIMAYMSELQRMKEAQVMQRVARRSSDAGPMDDRSPCKGKVAISDLRIPLMWKDTDYFKNKGELHRCAVFCLLQLGGEIFDTDMVMVDRTLTDICFDNTIVFNEAGPGFELRVELYSCCSEEDYSAGSTPRKLASKLSSSLGRSAGKKMRAALEPGACSATSNGGGATILLPVPSVQGPKYHLLAHTTLSLSHVQDSFRTHDLTITGNEECSYWLPLYGGVCCRLAAQPHCMTQQMMSGCLRVKLGGEPQGWTNVYGVLKGTNLFCYHQKEDMEAKVEPVLTIGINKETRIRAAEKDPHSKAQNICITNQYGGEEVTHTLAADSREDTQRWMEAFWQQFFDMSQWRQCCDDLMKIELPSPRKPAIVTPKQGSLYHEMVAPASGEGLLLQDNAVSAEIRALLSSYYNDSY, encoded by the exons GACAGCGACATCCAGAAGAAGATCGACTATGAGATCCGGATGCGTGAGGGTGCTTGTAAACTGCTGGCCGCATGTTCTCAGAGGGACCAGGCGCTGGAGGCCTCCAAGAGTCTCCTCACTTGCAACGCCCGCATCATGGCCTACATGTCAGAGCTGCAGCGCATGAAGGAGGCACAAGTCATGCAACGGGTCGCACGCAG GTCTTCTGATGCAGGTCCAATGGATGACCGATCCCCATGTAAAGGCAAAGTAGCCATTTCAG ATCTACGGATACCTCTGATGTGGAAAGAcacagattattttaaaaataaaggag AGCTGCATCGGTGCGCTGTGTTCTGTCTGCTTCAGCTGGGTGGAGAGATCTTTGACACAGACATGGTGATGGTGGACAGGACGCTGACAGATATCTGCTTTGACAACACAATAGTCTT TAATGAGGCCGGTCCAGGGTTCGAGCTGCGGGTGGAGCTGTACAGCTGTTGTTCAGAGGAGGACTACTCAGCAGGCAGCACACCGCGGAAGCTGGCCAGCAAGCTGAGCTCATCTCTGGGAAGGTCAGCAGGAAAGAAAATGAGGGCGGCCTTGGAGCCCGGAGCCTGCAGCGCCACTAGCAATGGAGGAGGAGCGACAATCCTGCTGCCTGTGCCCTCTGTACA GGGCCCCAAATATCATCTTTTGGCTCACACAACCCTCAGTCTCTCTCACGTCCAGGATAGCTTCCGCACACATGACCTCACCATCACGGGAAATG AGGAGTGTTCGTACTGGCTGCCTCTGTATGGCGGGGTATGCTGTCGTCTGGCCGCTCAGCCTCACTGTATGACACAACAGATGATGAGTGGCTGTCTGAGGGTAAAG CTTGGAGGTGAGCCACAAGGATGGACAAATGTCTACGGTGTTTTAAAAGGAACAAATCTCTTCTGTTATCATCAAAAAGAGGACATGGAGGCCAAAGTGGAGCCTGTCTTGACTATTGGGATTAACAAA GAGACAAGAATACGGGCCGCAGAGAAGGATCCTCACAGCAAGGCACAGAATATCTGTATCACTAACCAGTATGGAGGAGAGGAGGTGACGCACACACTCGCTGCAGACAGCAGAGAAGACACACAGCGCTGGATGGAGGCCTTCTGGCAGCAGTTTTTTGATATGA GCCAGTGGAGGCAGTGCTGTGATGACCTGATGAAGATTGAGCTGCCTTCCCCACGCAAGCCTGCCATAGTCACACCCAAGCAGGGCTCCCTGTACCATGAGATGG TGGCCCCTGCTTCCGGTGAGGGGCTTTTGCTGCAGGATAACGCTGTCTCTGCCGAGATCCGAGCTCTGCTCTCCTCCTATTACAATGACAG TTATTGA
- the LOC127957250 gene encoding rhotekin isoform X1: protein MFCRNQTARATIARGSALEMEIRRGKFRQSVFMETPQDSDIQKKIDYEIRMREGACKLLAACSQRDQALEASKSLLTCNARIMAYMSELQRMKEAQVMQRVARRSSDAGPMDDRSPCKGKVAISDLRIPLMWKDTDYFKNKGELHRCAVFCLLQLGGEIFDTDMVMVDRTLTDICFDNTIVFNEAGPGFELRVELYSCCSEEDYSAGSTPRKLASKLSSSLGRSAGKKMRAALEPGACSATSNGGGATILLPVPSVQGPKYHLLAHTTLSLSHVQDSFRTHDLTITGNEECSYWLPLYGGVCCRLAAQPHCMTQQMMSGCLRVKLGGEPQGWTNVYGVLKGTNLFCYHQKEDMEAKVEPVLTIGINKETRIRAAEKDPHSKAQNICITNQYGGEEVTHTLAADSREDTQRWMEAFWQQFFDMSQWRQCCDDLMKIELPSPRKPAIVTPKQGSLYHEMVIDKSDDIGTVTDILARRIEEFELRAQLGSPPHWMALFDEDPPRSPHTLQHLPPHSPSPRLHSRQPRSPRCQRTPGLLSSNASLTSDSDSPASVSPCFRQAWSPVASSSSGRFRPRTLSLDAKLSTLRGRGYSGFRCNCQPPTASSVSPRPTQTALSCSSSTSSSSSSEGSNSQESDLGFSRPSGARRSLRILRAKLDPRNWLQSQV, encoded by the exons GACAGCGACATCCAGAAGAAGATCGACTATGAGATCCGGATGCGTGAGGGTGCTTGTAAACTGCTGGCCGCATGTTCTCAGAGGGACCAGGCGCTGGAGGCCTCCAAGAGTCTCCTCACTTGCAACGCCCGCATCATGGCCTACATGTCAGAGCTGCAGCGCATGAAGGAGGCACAAGTCATGCAACGGGTCGCACGCAG GTCTTCTGATGCAGGTCCAATGGATGACCGATCCCCATGTAAAGGCAAAGTAGCCATTTCAG ATCTACGGATACCTCTGATGTGGAAAGAcacagattattttaaaaataaaggag AGCTGCATCGGTGCGCTGTGTTCTGTCTGCTTCAGCTGGGTGGAGAGATCTTTGACACAGACATGGTGATGGTGGACAGGACGCTGACAGATATCTGCTTTGACAACACAATAGTCTT TAATGAGGCCGGTCCAGGGTTCGAGCTGCGGGTGGAGCTGTACAGCTGTTGTTCAGAGGAGGACTACTCAGCAGGCAGCACACCGCGGAAGCTGGCCAGCAAGCTGAGCTCATCTCTGGGAAGGTCAGCAGGAAAGAAAATGAGGGCGGCCTTGGAGCCCGGAGCCTGCAGCGCCACTAGCAATGGAGGAGGAGCGACAATCCTGCTGCCTGTGCCCTCTGTACA GGGCCCCAAATATCATCTTTTGGCTCACACAACCCTCAGTCTCTCTCACGTCCAGGATAGCTTCCGCACACATGACCTCACCATCACGGGAAATG AGGAGTGTTCGTACTGGCTGCCTCTGTATGGCGGGGTATGCTGTCGTCTGGCCGCTCAGCCTCACTGTATGACACAACAGATGATGAGTGGCTGTCTGAGGGTAAAG CTTGGAGGTGAGCCACAAGGATGGACAAATGTCTACGGTGTTTTAAAAGGAACAAATCTCTTCTGTTATCATCAAAAAGAGGACATGGAGGCCAAAGTGGAGCCTGTCTTGACTATTGGGATTAACAAA GAGACAAGAATACGGGCCGCAGAGAAGGATCCTCACAGCAAGGCACAGAATATCTGTATCACTAACCAGTATGGAGGAGAGGAGGTGACGCACACACTCGCTGCAGACAGCAGAGAAGACACACAGCGCTGGATGGAGGCCTTCTGGCAGCAGTTTTTTGATATGA GCCAGTGGAGGCAGTGCTGTGATGACCTGATGAAGATTGAGCTGCCTTCCCCACGCAAGCCTGCCATAGTCACACCCAAGCAGGGCTCCCTGTACCATGAGATGG TTATTGACAAGTCTGATGACATCGGAACGGTCACTGACATCCTGGCCCGTCGTATTGAAGAGTTTGAGCTAAGGGCCCAGCTCGGATCTCCGCCTCACTGGATGGCCTTGTTTGATGAAGATCCCCCGAGATCCCCTCACACCCTTCAGCACCTGCCGCCCCACTCACCCAGTCCTCGCCTACACAGCCGCCAGCCCCGCAGCCCACGCTGCCAACGCACACCCGGCCTTCTCTCCTCCAACGCCAGCCTGACCTCAGACAGCGACAGTCCCGCCAGCGTCAGCCCCTGTTTCCGCCAGGCATGGTCCCCTGtcgcctcttcctcctcgggtCGCTTCCGCCCCCGTACCCTCTCCCTGGACGCCAAGCTCTCCACTCTGCGAGGTCGGGGCTACAGTGGCTTCCGGTGCAACTGCCAGCCGCCCACGGCCAGCTCTGTGTCTCCTCGCCCCACTCAGACTGCTCTGTCCTGCTCCAGTTCAACTTCCAGCAGCAGCTCCAGCGAGGGAAGCAACAGTCAAGAGTCAGACCTGGGCTTCTCTAGACCGTCTGGTGCACGCCGCAGCTTGAGGATCCTGAGAGCTAAGCTAGACCCCAGGAACTGGCTGCAGAGTCAGGTGTAG